In Oreochromis aureus strain Israel breed Guangdong linkage group 15, ZZ_aureus, whole genome shotgun sequence, a single genomic region encodes these proteins:
- the mycn gene encoding N-myc protein, producing the protein MPAIISKNSDLEFDSLQPCFYPDEDFYFCGPDSAPPGEDIWKKFELLPTPPLSPSRAALPGEPATASPEADPLGFGLGDPLDWASELLLLPGDDIWGASDDLFGSALDSNPNSIIIQDCMWSGFSAREKLERVVTEKLGKAISTATAGSRSVCVKAQEVVSRNSMSECVDPTVVFPFPINKKNSTRDSSGTIITSTVHGSAPSDSEEEDEDDEEEEEEEEEEEEDDEEEEEEEEEEEEEEIDVVTVEKRRSTITKASPMASGTVTISVHPKSQDAKGIVSGSGSGVVSRFVSRAPQELILKRSSVHQQQHNYAAPSPYASDDDPTPPPKKQKVSDAPRLPSRTISSSSSSSSSSCSSVTSTSGVRSKRSSSGDSSPRGSSDSEDSERRRNHNILERQRRNDLRSSFLTLRDHVPELAHNEKAAKVLILKKATEYVNSLETEEMRLQQEKERLQVRRQQLMRRLEQARTR; encoded by the exons ATGCCGGCGATCATAAGTAAAAACTCCGATTTGGAGTTTGACTCCTTACAACCGTGTTTCTATCCggatgaggacttctacttctGCGGTCCCGACTCTGCGCCACCGGGGGAGGACATCTGGAAGAAATTCGAGTTGCTGCCCACTCCGCCCCTCTCTCCAAGCCGCGCCGCGCTACCGGGAGAGCCGGCAACTGCCTCGCCGGAAGCAGACCCCCTTGGCTTCGGGTTAGGGGACCCACTGGACTGGGCTTCCGAGCTGCTGCTCCTGCCTGGGGACGATATATGGGGAGCATCCGACGATCTGTTCGGCTCCGCTTTGGATTCTAATCCCAATAGCATCATCATCCAGGACTGTATGTGGAGTGGCTTTTCTGCCAGGGAAAAGCTGGAACGGGTGGTTACGGAGAAACTCGGCAAAGCTATTTCCACGGCGACCGCAGGCAGTAGGAGCGTGTGCGTCAAGGCGCAGGAGGTGGTGAGCCGCAACTCGATGTCAGAGTGTGTGGACCCCACAGTAGTGTTCCCCTTCCCgatcaacaagaaaaacagCACCAGGGACTCATCTGGGACCATTATTACATCCACGGTCCACGGGAGCGCGCCTAGTGACTCCG aAGAGGAAGACGAAGATGacgaagaggaagaggaagaagaagaagaagaagaggaagatgacgaagaagaagaggaggaggaagaagaagaagaagaggaggagattgATGTAGTCACAGTAGAGAAGAGGCGCTCTACAATCACCAAGGCATCACCCATGGCGTCAGGCACTGTCACCATCTCTGTACACCCCAAAAGTCAAGATGCAAAAGGAATTGTCTCAGGGTCCGGATCCGGTGTGGTGAGTCGATTCGTCAGCCGGGCTCCTCAGGAGCTCATCTTGAAGAGAAGTTCAGTCCACCAGCAGCAACATAACTACGCAGCCCCCTCACCCTATGCTTCAGACGATGACCCAACCCCGCCTCCAAAGAAGCAAAAGGTGTCCGATGCCCCGCGCCTTCCTTCCAGAACCATctcttcatcctcctcatcttcctcctcatcctgcAGCTCAGTCACCAGCACATCAGGGGTGCGCAGCAAGCGCAGCTCCAGCGGGGACAGCAGCCCGAGAGGCAGCTCCGACTCAGAGGACAGCGAGCGCCGACGCAACCACAACATCCTGGAGCGCCAGCGCCGCAACGACCTGCGATCCAGCTTCCTGACGCTGCGCGACCACGTGCCGGAGCTGGCGCACAACGAGAAGGCGGCGAAGGTGCTCATCCTTAAGAAGGCCACCGAATATGTGAACTCGCTAGAGACGGAAGAGATGAGGCTCCAGCAGGAGAAAGAAAGGCTCCAGGTCCGGAGGCAACAGCTGATGCGCCGGCTGGAGCAGGCAAGGACTCGCTAA